The DNA region CTTCCAGGATGACGATAATACCACCCGCCAGTCCAACGATAACAGCCGCTGAAAGAATATCCTTTACACCTTCCATAAATAAGACTGTAATCTTATCGGGATTATAGTTCATTGCAATTCCCGATAATATTCCCATCGCAAAAAATAAGGTGGCGATTTCCATAATGTACCAACCATATCCCATTACCCCTACAATCAGGAAGTATATTGTATACAACAGCAATGAAAGGACAAAAAAATGGACAGATTTCCTGAGAGTTAAAAATCCGGTAATTGCGAAAAGCACAGCTGACAATGGGATCATAGGGAAATGTGCAGAAGAATTACCCACCTTCATTTCCGTTATTGGGTATATAATGGAGAATATGATCAGTACAATTTCGATCAGGATAAAAATTATCCATCCGGAAAGAGGTGTATGGTATTTAATTTCAGAATTGCCTTCATTGTCCTTATGTCTCCAGTAGCTGTCTTCTTCATAAACAGGAGAAGATTCCGGGTGTTTTTTCACTTTCGCTGCATACCGCAGGATAAAGGTTATCCCTATGATGTTGATAACGACCCAACAAACAAAGCGATATTCAATTCCTGAAAACAAAGGCAGTTCAGCAATACCCTGGGCGATTCCAATGGTAAAGGGATTCAGTATGGCTCCGGCAAAACCCAGGCCGGCCGCAACGAACACTAATCCTACACCGGTTATAGAATCATATCCCATGGAAATAGCCAAAGGCACCAATATGATGATAAAGGCTATGGTTTCCTCACTCATGCCGAATATAGCTCCAAAAGCACTGAACATGAGCATAATCAGGGTCATTACAATATTGTTAACACCGATCTTTTTCAGGAAACGATTTTTTTCGAGTTTACCTGTAAACTTGAGAAATGAAAAAATACCAACGTCGATGGCTTTGCTTGCATTCATTATCCAAAAAGCACCTCCGATCATCAGGATAAAAACAATTATGCCCGATTGTCTCACAAAACCTTTAAACAGAGCCGCAAAGATTTCCCAGGTTTGCGGATGATTATCAGTGTAATGGAAAACCATTTCTTTTTGTTCCACTCCACCCCTGAGGGTGGTTTCTTCAACGTATTTCCCGCCCGGTATAAACCAGGTCATAATAGCAGCAACAATAATGATATAGAATATTATCACATATGTATGCGGGATTTTCTTAGTTTTCAGCATATTGGTTAAAATTTCAGGATAAATTATCAGAAAAGTTCATCGTATTTTGTCCACAGGAGATCTCCCAGATCCCAGGCTTTACCTACGGCCTTGTTTCCCCAGAAAGAAGTGTATTCTGTAAGAATGGCCCTGGCTTTAGCAGGGTCATCCCGATAGGTTTTCAAAACAAAGTTTTCAAATCCTTCCTGGTTTTCAAATAGTTCCTGTTGAAAAGCGTTCCAGACAGGTTCAACATCCTTTCGCATATCTCCCCATCGTTGAGCTGTGAGGGTTCCAAGACGGTTAAAAGCCCACCATGCAGATTCCTTGTTGAAACCGTGGGTACGTCCAGGTGTTTTGTATGGTTTAGGAAGGTCGGTCACACCACAATATACAGGGATATAAACAGAAGTTGCCACATTGTCCATAGCCAGCCAGACTACACCTCCAATGGGATCCGGCAACCAATTGCGACACTGGATGATTGTTGCATACATGGTATACCAGCGGGCGATGGTTCTTTCTCCTCGCCAGCCCCATCCGCCATTAATCCTGAAAACCTTATTCATATCATAGGGCATGAAGGGATTTGCCAAAGGACTAATAATGGTTTTACCTTCATTATCGGTAACAGATATGTCTTTAACAAAATTAAAGGGTGTGCCTTCATAGTAGTCTTTAAACACTCTGACAAGATCGTCTAAAGAGACCGGTTTATCGGGTTTAACGCTAAATGGGTAGTTTTCAGCGTTAGGGTCCAGTTTCATTGAAGGGGCCAGGAGATCGAAAACCCTCCATTCACGGCGTCTGGCAGCCAGGGAAGTGCGGCTTTCGGGTGCATATGCGTAGCAAAACTGAAAATCTTCTTTTGATTCACACCATCCAGAATCCAGTGCCATCCTGAAAATATTGTCCGATGCAAGAAAGTTATCGGAATCTTTAATATCAATATGTTTAATGGTGGAAGCGTTTGCATTTACAGAAATATGTTCATCGGGTACTCTTTGAGCAACCCAGATTGATCCAGTTTTCCCTTTTCCGGGACCAACGATTTCAAAGTGCCAGACTTCTTCTTTGTCGGCAATGGTGAGGCATTCACCGGCATCGTTCCAACCATATCGACGGGTAAGTTCACCTGCAAGGGTTATTGCCTCCCGGGCGGTTTTGCATCTTTCCAGCATAAGCTGGCAAAGTCGCTGGCAATCGATCAATCCCTGATTTGATTGAAGACATTCCCTGCCTCCGAAGGTCGATTCGCCTATGGCAAGTTGATATTCATTCATACAGGGATAAGCTGTATTGATATACCCATAAGTTTGCAACGGCTGTGGTATTTCCCCTATGGGGACATGTGAATAGGAAGGCATAGCTGTGGTATCGCAATTGGTTCTTTTGTACATGGTTTGCATGGCGCCTTCCGGGTGGATAGCTGGACCGACGATATTCATCCAGGAACGAGTCCGGTGGCTGTCGTCGGTGTGGGAGGTAATAACAGATCCATCGATGGTAGCTTTTTTCCCTGCCGTGATCGTGGTACATTCATCGATCCATTCATCCTGGGATAAAGCAGGAATGACCATAAGTGCCTGAAAACAAACAAGCAAAACTATAACCAGGTGTGATTTCATAGAGTAATATTTTGATATGATTTAGAATTTCTAAAATACTCATTTTTGCCAAACAGGCCATCTCTGCAACAGATTGTTTTTGATTACGAAATGGAATTAATGCTTATTTTTGCCAACCTGTATCATCATCATATACATAAATGAGCGAACCCATCAAGCACGAGTGCGGAATTGCCCTGATCCGATTGTTGAAGCCACTTGAGTTCTATGTTGCCAAATACGGAACTGCGTTTTACGGTCTGAACAAGCTGCACCTGATGTTGCAGAAGCAACATAACCGTGGTCAGGACGGTGCGGGCATAGCTTGTATCAAGTTGGATCTTGAACCGGGACATAAATATATCGACAGGGAAAGATCAAATGCCCCGGCGCCATTGAGAGAGGTTTTTACCGCGGTATATGATAAGATATCTGATCTGGCCGACCGTAATACTAAATTATTACAGGATGTTAACTGGTTGAAATATAACATGGAATTTACAGGGGAATTGTTGCTGGGGCACCTGCGCTATGGAACCTTTGGCAAGAATAATCCTGAGAACCTTCATCCTTTTATCCGTTTCAACAATTGGATGACAAAAACACTTGTCCTGGCCGGTAATTTTAATCTTACCAATGTTGATGAGTTGTTTGACAAGTTAATTGATCTCGGGCAATATCCGGTTGATACATCGGATACCATTACCATGCTTGAAAAGATTGGTCATTTCCTGGATCAGGAAAATGAATTGCTTTATCAGACATACAAAAACATGGGAATGGAGAAGCGTTCCATAACCATACAGATTGCAGAAAATCTGGATATCAAAAAGATACTAAGTCGTTCAGCAAAGTCCTGGGATGGTGGTTATGCTGTAGCCGGATTGATTGGACATGGTGATGCATTTGTTTTAAGGGACCCATCGGGGATACGTCCTGCGTATTATTATGCTAACGATGAAATTGTTGTGGCTGCATCGGAGCGACCTGTAATACAGACTACCTTCAGTACAGCTTTCGAGGAAATAATGGAAATACAGCCGGGTCATGCCCTGATCATTAAGAAAAATGGTAAAGTAAGTGAAGAGGAATGCATCCCACCGTTGGAGCGTAAAGCCTGTTCCTTTGAAAGGATTTATTTTTCAAGGGGTACCGATGTAGAGATTTACAAAGAAAGGAAGAAACTAGGACGTCTGCTGGCTCCTACGGTGCTTAAGGCAGTTGATTATGATTTGTCAAACACGGTTTTCTCGTATATTCCCAATACGGCATCGGTTGCATTCAGAGGCTTAATGGAAGCGGTTGACGATTTTTGCAATAAGGTAAAGCGTGATAAGCTTTTTCAGGCAGGAGGGAATATGAGTGCAAAACAACTGGAAGAGATTTTGTCTATCCACCCTCGTATTGAAATTGTTGCTGTAAAAGATATAAAACTCCGGACCTTTATCACTCAGGAAAGCCAACGGGATGATCTTGCCGGACACGTTTACGATATTACTTATGGTTCTATTCGTCCGGGTTTGGATAACCTGGTTGTTATTGACGATTCCATTGTGAGGGGAACTACTCTGAAACAGAGTATCATACGTATCCTGGACCGTTTGGGCCCCAGGAAGATAATTATAGCATCATCTGCACCGCAAATTAGATACCCCGACTGTTATGGTATCGATATGGCGAAGCTTACCGATTTCATTGCATTCAAAGCTGCAATAGAGCTTTTAAAAGAAACAAGGCAGCAGAGCATCATTAATGATGTATATAATAAGTCAAAGGCACAGGAAAAATATCCGAAGGAAAAGATAATAAACTTTGTTAAGCAGATATATAAACCATTTACTGCCGAACAGATATCGGAGAAGATCACAGCCATGCTAACCCCAAATGAAATAAAGGCAGAGGTACAGATTATTTTTCAGAAGATTGAAGATTTGCACGAAGCATGTCCTAAAAATTTGGGAGACTGGTACTTTACGGGTGATTATCCTACACCCGGCGGCAATAAAGTTGTAAACAAAGCCTTCATCAATTATATTGAAGGAAGGAATATCAGGCCTTATTAGGGATTAAAAGTTGGATCGGATTTTTGCAGCCAGATCTTCAAACTCATTGGGTGCAAGCTTTAATTTCGGTTTCTTAAAGTCAATATCATAAACAGTATTTATCGGGACTATATGAATGTGGGCATGTGCGACTTCCAGTCCGAGTACAGCAATACCTATCCTTTTACAATCAACAGTAGCTTCGACGGCCCTGGCAACTCTTTTGGCAAACAGGAACAAACCTTTATATAATTCGTCTTCGATATCGAAAATGTAGTCAGTTTCTTGTTTGGGGATTACGAGGGTATGGCCCATAGCTATGGGATTTATATCAAGAAATGCGTAATACAGATCGTCTTCTGCAATTTTATAAGAAGGGATCTGTCCGGAAATGATTTTTGAGAATATGCTTGCCATAATTTAACGATTTATCGTGATATTTCAATAACTTCGAACGATATTTTCCCGGCAGGGACTTCAATTTCAACAGATTCCCCTACGGTTTTACCGAGAAGCCCCTGAGCGATAGGAGATGAAACGGAAAGTTTTCCGGTTTTAAGATTTGCTTCATTTTCAGGGACGATGGTGTAACTCATAATGGCCCCATTTTTAAGATTTTTAATTTTTATCTGGGATAAAAGGAGTACTTTACTGTTATCCATTTTCGATTCATCCAGGATACGAGCCATGCTTATTTCCTCCTGAAGTTTAGCAATTTTGGCTTCCAGGAGTCCTTGAGCTTCTTTAGCAGCAGCATATTCAGCGTTTTCCGACAGATCTCCTTTCTCTCGGGCTTCAGCGATTTGCTGGGAGATAGCGGGGCGTTCTTCCCTAACAAGCTGTTCCAGCTCATTTTTCAATTTTTCCAGGCCTTCCTGGGTGAAATATTTAGTTTTTGCCATGATGAATTCGAATTTTAACAGTGATATCACAATAAATAAAGACCCTTTTTACAAAGGGCCTTTATTAAATATGTTGGCAATAATTTCTTTAACTGCGCAAATCGACCGGTTTACAAGTTAAACCGGATACCGATTGAGTGTGTCCCGTCGAAGGGATCGGTAGCTCTGTAAGAATAGTCAACAGAGAATGTAGTTCCTTTATCCTTACTGAGTGGAACCTGAACGGTAGCACCGAAGCTTGGACCGGTAAACACATTGGTTCTGTCAGCTTTTTCCGTAATACCGTCTTCATAGGTATATCCGCCTCTGAGCATGAGATAATCCTTCAGGCTGTATTCCAAACCTCCAATGAACTGGTCTTTTCCAAACGAGTTGGAGCGGAAATTACCGGCAATGGTAATGCGGTGAATTTCCGCAAAATTGATATCATAGGAGGCTCCTATATCAAGTGCAGCCGGCAGCTCGAACTGTGAAGAAGGCATGTACATGGAGGAGGAAAATTCTTCCTGAGGAAGGAAAGTCTTTTCCAAAAGACCATCGCCAGAGAATTTCATCCTGGGACCAATGTTTTTCAGGGCAATCCCGAATTTGATCTGGTCCTGTTCTCCTGTAACATACTGAATACCAGCATCGATCGCAATACCTTGAGCACTGGCGTCGGAGATGGATTCGGAGATAATCTTAAAGTTAATACCTGCATAAATACTGTTGGAAAACGCTTTTGCATAGGTAATACCAACATTAAGGAGGTTAGGTTTAAAAGTACCGATACCTCCATCCGGATTGTCAGGTGTTGTTACTTCAATTTCCCCGAAGTTCATCGACATAACATTCATACCCAGAACTCCGGATTCTCCAACTCTTTGAGAGAATCCGAATGCAAAAATATTGATATCGGATCCCTTCAGGTATGTTGTATGAGCAAAGATGAACTCTGTTTTGGGTGTAAAAGCAACCCCGGCAACATTGATGAACATCCCTTCAAGTCCTCTTACGCTGGAAGTATTAACATTACCCCATCCGGAACTTCTGGCCCAGGGATTGATCAGCAATTCAGATGCGCCTGCCTGTCCTGACCTGTCTTTATTTCCAGCGAATCCATCCAGCGAGGAAACTGACAGGAATCCTAAGATTATCAGCGGAATCAGGTATTTATAAAATTTCTTCATGCTTGTATTTTTTAATGTTATTAAACTCATATTCATTAGTAGTTTAGAATACATTCAGATCCGGAGGTCTGACGACGCCAAACCATTTCAATACTCTTTCACCGTTATCGGTCTTGACATGGATAATATAAATACCGCTGGATATAGGAATACCGGCGAAATTCTTCAGATCCCAGTCGAGATAGGTAGCGGATTCATCTTTGGTATACTGGCGGACCAAAGTGCCGCTGACATTGTAAATAGTGATGGTACATTTCCTCGGAAGATTAGTGAACTTCACCCTGTTATCCAGAGCGTTATTCTCATATCCTGAATAAGCGTAATAAGGATTAGGAACAACATTGATCAGATCAAGGTCAGATTCCGCTTTGGAAGCACTGTACTCAATCGAAGAAATATTATTGGTATTGAAAGTATAAACCGGATAATTGTGGTTCAGGGTATCGGTATCCGAATTAAACGGAGTACTGAAATAACGTTGATACGGTTTAATAACCCTGACGCTGAGTTTAACATCGTTCGACAACCATTCGAAAAGCGGAGTACTCATGGGCATACCCACGTACATAGTGCTGGAATAAATAGCTGTCAGATATAGAATTGCCGGGAAACCAGGTTCATTGGCATAGACATCGAAGATCTTCTTACATCCGTCATAAGCTGGGAAATCGAAGACATTTCCCTGATAGTCGAATATCTTATGGTTCATAACCCAGACATAGTGTTTTCCTCCAAACAGGGGTTTAGACGGGTCTGGTACTCCCCCGATATTCTCATATAGGTTCGATGTGGGATTAAATTTCAT from Bacteroidota bacterium includes:
- a CDS encoding AbgT family transporter, whose product is MKTKKIPHTYVIIFYIIIVAAIMTWFIPGGKYVEETTLRGGVEQKEMVFHYTDNHPQTWEIFAALFKGFVRQSGIIVFILMIGGAFWIMNASKAIDVGIFSFLKFTGKLEKNRFLKKIGVNNIVMTLIMLMFSAFGAIFGMSEETIAFIIILVPLAISMGYDSITGVGLVFVAAGLGFAGAILNPFTIGIAQGIAELPLFSGIEYRFVCWVVINIIGITFILRYAAKVKKHPESSPVYEEDSYWRHKDNEGNSEIKYHTPLSGWIIFILIEIVLIIFSIIYPITEMKVGNSSAHFPMIPLSAVLFAITGFLTLRKSVHFFVLSLLLYTIYFLIVGVMGYGWYIMEIATLFFAMGILSGIAMNYNPDKITVLFMEGVKDILSAAVIVGLAGGIIVILEDGQVIDTILYGLSKSMNNLGSVASVGIMYVIQTLINIIIPSGSAKAALTMPIMAPFSDLIGISRQATVMAFQFGDGFTNLITPTSGVLMGVLGVAKIPYEKWVKWITPLIIVLILLGFILLLPTVLMNLNGF
- a CDS encoding C69 family dipeptidase, with amino-acid sequence MKSHLVIVLLVCFQALMVIPALSQDEWIDECTTITAGKKATIDGSVITSHTDDSHRTRSWMNIVGPAIHPEGAMQTMYKRTNCDTTAMPSYSHVPIGEIPQPLQTYGYINTAYPCMNEYQLAIGESTFGGRECLQSNQGLIDCQRLCQLMLERCKTAREAITLAGELTRRYGWNDAGECLTIADKEEVWHFEIVGPGKGKTGSIWVAQRVPDEHISVNANASTIKHIDIKDSDNFLASDNIFRMALDSGWCESKEDFQFCYAYAPESRTSLAARRREWRVFDLLAPSMKLDPNAENYPFSVKPDKPVSLDDLVRVFKDYYEGTPFNFVKDISVTDNEGKTIISPLANPFMPYDMNKVFRINGGWGWRGERTIARWYTMYATIIQCRNWLPDPIGGVVWLAMDNVATSVYIPVYCGVTDLPKPYKTPGRTHGFNKESAWWAFNRLGTLTAQRWGDMRKDVEPVWNAFQQELFENQEGFENFVLKTYRDDPAKARAILTEYTSFWGNKAVGKAWDLGDLLWTKYDELF
- a CDS encoding amidophosphoribosyltransferase: MSEPIKHECGIALIRLLKPLEFYVAKYGTAFYGLNKLHLMLQKQHNRGQDGAGIACIKLDLEPGHKYIDRERSNAPAPLREVFTAVYDKISDLADRNTKLLQDVNWLKYNMEFTGELLLGHLRYGTFGKNNPENLHPFIRFNNWMTKTLVLAGNFNLTNVDELFDKLIDLGQYPVDTSDTITMLEKIGHFLDQENELLYQTYKNMGMEKRSITIQIAENLDIKKILSRSAKSWDGGYAVAGLIGHGDAFVLRDPSGIRPAYYYANDEIVVAASERPVIQTTFSTAFEEIMEIQPGHALIIKKNGKVSEEECIPPLERKACSFERIYFSRGTDVEIYKERKKLGRLLAPTVLKAVDYDLSNTVFSYIPNTASVAFRGLMEAVDDFCNKVKRDKLFQAGGNMSAKQLEEILSIHPRIEIVAVKDIKLRTFITQESQRDDLAGHVYDITYGSIRPGLDNLVVIDDSIVRGTTLKQSIIRILDRLGPRKIIIASSAPQIRYPDCYGIDMAKLTDFIAFKAAIELLKETRQQSIINDVYNKSKAQEKYPKEKIINFVKQIYKPFTAEQISEKITAMLTPNEIKAEVQIIFQKIEDLHEACPKNLGDWYFTGDYPTPGGNKVVNKAFINYIEGRNIRPY
- a CDS encoding HIT family protein; the protein is MASIFSKIISGQIPSYKIAEDDLYYAFLDINPIAMGHTLVIPKQETDYIFDIEDELYKGLFLFAKRVARAVEATVDCKRIGIAVLGLEVAHAHIHIVPINTVYDIDFKKPKLKLAPNEFEDLAAKIRSNF
- the greA gene encoding transcription elongation factor GreA, which codes for MAKTKYFTQEGLEKLKNELEQLVREERPAISQQIAEAREKGDLSENAEYAAAKEAQGLLEAKIAKLQEEISMARILDESKMDNSKVLLLSQIKIKNLKNGAIMSYTIVPENEANLKTGKLSVSSPIAQGLLGKTVGESVEIEVPAGKISFEVIEISR
- a CDS encoding PorV/PorQ family protein produces the protein MKKFYKYLIPLIILGFLSVSSLDGFAGNKDRSGQAGASELLINPWARSSGWGNVNTSSVRGLEGMFINVAGVAFTPKTEFIFAHTTYLKGSDINIFAFGFSQRVGESGVLGMNVMSMNFGEIEVTTPDNPDGGIGTFKPNLLNVGITYAKAFSNSIYAGINFKIISESISDASAQGIAIDAGIQYVTGEQDQIKFGIALKNIGPRMKFSGDGLLEKTFLPQEEFSSSMYMPSSQFELPAALDIGASYDINFAEIHRITIAGNFRSNSFGKDQFIGGLEYSLKDYLMLRGGYTYEDGITEKADRTNVFTGPSFGATVQVPLSKDKGTTFSVDYSYRATDPFDGTHSIGIRFNL
- a CDS encoding T9SS type A sorting domain-containing protein, producing RSGSYQDQNDPKYNDWDMPSRAWDPNEDFEKIAGNTWAPYALCMSSVEQNKTVGPAYNNLSKSQNPLSNLASVDIVLTPDKTKWTRSLVIEMCPDKILSQGGVERFQIRKSPSVDKDGNYADPNDTIPSNDPNDPDYLSTWGMGWFPGYAINLETGERLNIMFGEDSYLVGENGRDMKFNPTSNLYENIGGVPDPSKPLFGGKHYVWVMNHKIFDYQGNVFDFPAYDGCKKIFDVYANEPGFPAILYLTAIYSSTMYVGMPMSTPLFEWLSNDVKLSVRVIKPYQRYFSTPFNSDTDTLNHNYPVYTFNTNNISSIEYSASKAESDLDLINVVPNPYYAYSGYENNALDNRVKFTNLPRKCTITIYNVSGTLVRQYTKDESATYLDWDLKNFAGIPISSGIYIIHVKTDNGERVLKWFGVVRPPDLNVF